One window of Pirellulales bacterium genomic DNA carries:
- a CDS encoding FAD-dependent oxidoreductase, whose protein sequence is MAEKVVIIGSGPAAWSAAIYAARAELKPLVFEGAVTEENRLNGTLPLGQLALTTEVENYAGFPSGELKHFVGTALSPERLQYLNVLEEKHAVTGPELMELMRQQAFNFGTRIITDDVVEVDLKHRPFVIHSLEKMQTEAHTLIIATGARANYLGLPSEEKFKNRGVSACAVCDGALPRFRNKPLIVIGGGDSAVEEATYLTKYASKVHMVHRRDKLRASKIMQERAMDNEKIHLEWNHELAEVVGNDKDGVTGVRLRCTDAEKCDAAHKELPASGVFLAIGHTPNTAFLKGQVVTNEKGYIQWTTRFRTDTSVEGVFAAGDVADDYYRQAITSAGTGCMAALDAERWLSAKGIH, encoded by the coding sequence GTGGCGGAAAAAGTTGTGATTATTGGCAGTGGACCGGCCGCTTGGTCGGCAGCCATTTATGCGGCCCGAGCGGAACTTAAGCCGCTGGTTTTTGAAGGTGCCGTCACAGAAGAAAATCGCCTGAATGGCACCTTGCCGCTGGGTCAGTTGGCCTTGACGACCGAAGTGGAAAATTATGCCGGCTTTCCTTCCGGAGAGCTAAAGCACTTCGTCGGCACCGCCTTATCGCCGGAACGGTTGCAATATTTGAACGTGCTGGAGGAAAAGCACGCCGTGACTGGGCCGGAGCTGATGGAATTGATGCGGCAACAAGCGTTCAACTTCGGCACGCGCATCATTACCGACGACGTAGTGGAAGTTGATTTGAAACACCGCCCGTTTGTCATTCACTCACTCGAAAAAATGCAGACCGAAGCACACACGCTAATTATCGCCACCGGCGCGCGTGCCAATTATTTGGGTCTGCCCTCGGAGGAAAAGTTCAAAAACCGGGGCGTCAGCGCTTGTGCGGTGTGCGATGGCGCCTTGCCGCGTTTCCGCAATAAGCCGCTGATCGTGATTGGCGGCGGCGATTCGGCCGTCGAGGAAGCTACCTATCTCACCAAGTATGCTTCCAAAGTGCATATGGTCCACCGCCGCGATAAGCTCCGAGCCAGCAAAATTATGCAAGAGCGAGCCATGGATAACGAGAAAATTCACCTGGAGTGGAATCACGAATTGGCGGAAGTGGTGGGCAACGATAAAGACGGCGTCACCGGCGTGCGGCTGCGTTGCACCGATGCAGAAAAATGCGATGCGGCCCACAAAGAATTGCCCGCCAGCGGCGTGTTTTTAGCGATTGGCCACACGCCCAATACGGCATTCTTAAAAGGCCAAGTGGTGACCAACGAAAAAGGTTACATCCAATGGACCACGCGATTTCGAACGGACACCAGTGTCGAGGGCGTATTCGCCGCGGGCGACGTGGCCGACGATTAT